In Phocoena sinus isolate mPhoSin1 chromosome X, mPhoSin1.pri, whole genome shotgun sequence, a genomic segment contains:
- the RBM3 gene encoding RNA-binding protein 3 isoform X1, producing the protein MSSEEGKLFVGGLNFNTDEQALEDHFSSFGPISEVVVVKDRDTQRSRGFGFITFTNPEHASDAMRAMNGESLDGRQIRVDHAGKSARGTRGGAFGAYGRGRSYSRGGGDQGYGSGRYDSRPGGYGYGYGRSRDYGGRWVAKGLGYSGGALPSPQDLSSAA; encoded by the exons ATGTCCTCTGAAGAAGGGAAGCTCTTCGTGGGAGGGCTCAACTTCAACACTGATGAGCAGGCTCTGGAAGACCACTTCAGCAGCTTCGGACCTATTTCTGAGG TGGTTGTTGTCAAGGACCGGGACACTCAGCGATCCCGGGGTTTTGGCTTCATCACCTTCACCAATCCAGAGCATGCCTCAGATGCCATGAGAGCCATGAATGGAGAG TCTCTGGACGGTCGTCAGATCCGTGTGGACCACGCGGGCAAGTCGGCCCGGGGAACAAGAGGGGGTGCCTTTGGGGCCTATGGGCGTGGTCGCAGCTACTCTAGAG GTGGTGGGGACCAGGGCTATGGAAGTGGCAGGTATGATAGCCGACCTGGAGGATATGGATATGGATATGGAAGGTCCAGAGACTATGGCGGCAGGTGGGTAGCCAAGGGGTTGGGGTACTCTGGTGgtgctcttccctctccccaagaTCTCAGCTCGGCTGCCTGA
- the RBM3 gene encoding RNA-binding protein 3 isoform X3 produces the protein MSSEEGKLFVGGLNFNTDEQALEDHFSSFGPISEVVVVKDRDTQRSRGFGFITFTNPEHASDAMRAMNGESLDGRQIRVDHAGKSARGTRGGAFGAYGRGRSYSRGGGDQGYGSGRYDSRPGGYGYGYGRSRDYGGSQGGYDRYSGGNYRDNYDN, from the exons ATGTCCTCTGAAGAAGGGAAGCTCTTCGTGGGAGGGCTCAACTTCAACACTGATGAGCAGGCTCTGGAAGACCACTTCAGCAGCTTCGGACCTATTTCTGAGG TGGTTGTTGTCAAGGACCGGGACACTCAGCGATCCCGGGGTTTTGGCTTCATCACCTTCACCAATCCAGAGCATGCCTCAGATGCCATGAGAGCCATGAATGGAGAG TCTCTGGACGGTCGTCAGATCCGTGTGGACCACGCGGGCAAGTCGGCCCGGGGAACAAGAGGGGGTGCCTTTGGGGCCTATGGGCGTGGTCGCAGCTACTCTAGAG GTGGTGGGGACCAGGGCTATGGAAGTGGCAGGTATGATAGCCGACCTGGAGGATATGGATATGGATATGGAAGGTCCAGAGACTATGGCGGCAG CCAGGGTGGTTATGACCGCTACTCAGGAGGAAATTACAGGGATAATTATGACAACTGA
- the RBM3 gene encoding RNA-binding protein 3 isoform X2 codes for MSSEEGKLFVGGLNFNTDEQALEDHFSSFGPISEVVVVKDRDTQRSRGFGFITFTNPEHASDAMRAMNGESLDGRQIRVDHAGKSARGTRGGAFGAYGRGRSYSRGGGDQGYGSGRYDSRPGGYGYGYGRSRDYGGRSQGGYDRYSGGNYRDNYDN; via the exons ATGTCCTCTGAAGAAGGGAAGCTCTTCGTGGGAGGGCTCAACTTCAACACTGATGAGCAGGCTCTGGAAGACCACTTCAGCAGCTTCGGACCTATTTCTGAGG TGGTTGTTGTCAAGGACCGGGACACTCAGCGATCCCGGGGTTTTGGCTTCATCACCTTCACCAATCCAGAGCATGCCTCAGATGCCATGAGAGCCATGAATGGAGAG TCTCTGGACGGTCGTCAGATCCGTGTGGACCACGCGGGCAAGTCGGCCCGGGGAACAAGAGGGGGTGCCTTTGGGGCCTATGGGCGTGGTCGCAGCTACTCTAGAG GTGGTGGGGACCAGGGCTATGGAAGTGGCAGGTATGATAGCCGACCTGGAGGATATGGATATGGATATGGAAGGTCCAGAGACTATGGCGGCAG AAGCCAGGGTGGTTATGACCGCTACTCAGGAGGAAATTACAGGGATAATTATGACAACTGA